The genomic interval TTTGTTTTCAATACAACTACTGGAGCTATACCTTCAGTTGTCTCGGTTACACACACATCCTCTATATCTATTGGAATCAGGTTTTTTTCAGGCATTTTAGTTACTACCTACCGGGTTGGTTTAAAACGGGTTTGGATCTGGTATTCCACGTTCCTCTTCAGGATTGGTATACTCCCTACAATCTAGGCAGTAGTCAACATGTATCTTACCTCGCAATGAACAGTATACCATTGAGAAACTTCCACCCTCTACATACTTTATGAAGTATTTACAATCCGATGTCTCTAGGTCCTCTCTATGGCTAAACAAACCACCATTTATGTCATCGCCAGGAAACCTCTTGTCGTCATCTGTCATACCATTTATAGATTATTTGTGACACAATAAAACGTTATGCTCCCAACTATGTTTCGTTGGCCTCACTGTATTCCTGGGTTCTTAAGTCGTTTTTGAACCAAACAGACCGTTGTGGGAACGGTATGGTTATATCTTCTTCACGGAATCTTTCATCGATAAGGTAGTTCATCTGGCTTCTAACAGTTCGTCTTTCAAATGGACCTCTAACCCAACATTTTATAACAAACTCTAGTGAAGATCCACCGAACTCTCGAAACCTAACTGTCGGTTCAGGTGTTTCCAAAACCCCTTCAATCTCCTCAGCAACCTCATATAAAATCCTGGTTACCTTCTCGACATCGGAGCCGTATGCAACACCTACCGTAACATCCATCCTAACCTTCTCTTCAACATAGGAATAGTTGGTGAAAGATTTAGTAAACAACTCCTGGTTAGGAACGATTATAAATACATTATCACGGGTCCGGATTGTCGTAGACCTCATTCCGGTATCATAGACCTCACCGATAGTTCCATCCAACTCAATAACATCGCCTATTCTAACAGTTCCTTCACCCATCAAAAGAATCCCTGAAATCATGTTTGCAGTGATAGATTGCAAACCAAAACCGAGTATTATACCAACGATACCTGCAGCGGCTAACAGACCTGTGAGAGGTATCCCAATAACGTTAAACGCGACATAAACACCAAAGATAAGTAGTGTGTAGTAGGTTATCTTAACGAAAGGATGAATCTCTTTCTGATCAAACCCCCTACGCCTCAACGCCACTTTCAAAATATTTCTACCCCACCTGGCAACAAATATCGCTATAAATATAGCTATCAGAAAAATAATTATGTCCTTAAGACTGATAGAGGTCCCAGCTACGGTGAAAAGTTCGTAAGTCCAGAGGTCAAATAAACCTAAATCGAAATACATCCTACACCAAACACAATATATTAAACTACAGTTCTAAACAATCTAACTAATACCTTTTGTAATTATTACAATAAAAAAATAACCTATCTGAAAGGTAAAATACAATTTATAAAAATTTATTTATATTAGGTAAATAAAAACTGGAGTGAAAAATATGGATGGAAAGATTTTCGAAGCTAAAAGAGGGCATTATATAAAGAAAGACAAAGTAGAAGATGGTTTAGAAGAGATTTTTGGAGAATATACAAAAGAAAATGATATCTATGTTGTCAGTGACTACAAAGCTTTTAAAACTGTTGAGATCGAGGTGTTGGAGAACAAAAACAAAAAGAATAAACTACGTGTAGACACAGACTCCGACATGGATAAAGCAAGCCAGGCTTTAGATTCAAAGAGAGATTTAGATAACTTTCTAGAGTTGGTTACAGGATATACGCCTAAAGAGAGGATGAAAAAAGCTAAAGAAAAAGCAAAAAAATCCTGAAAGCTGGATAAAACCTACAAAAAATTTAAAGATATAATTAACAGTTAAAAAGAATCAAGTGCGGTTTGAGATGGCTCTATAATCTTCTTACCAGAGGTTAAGGCGATACATAGATCTCCGTTCGAAATCAACTGTCCCTTAACCCCGTATATCTCACCAGCAAACCGTCCTTTCCGCACCAACTTCCTACCTAATTTATCCGGATAGTTATAAATCTCCTGTAAATCTAAAACCCTGCCTTCAACACCGATAGGCCCCATAAAACTATCTAGTTTACATGGTTTCTTAATCAATTTCTCTTCCTTACGTATTGTCTGACTTACACCATGCTCTCTAGAGATTTTTTTCTCTAAATCCAATGCCTCCATAGAGGAAAGGCCATCTCTAACTTCAACACCGTAATCACCGCCTTGTTCCAGCCATCGCCTCACAAGTTTATCGGAGCGTGTGACACCAACCTTAACTTGACTGCCTGCCTGAACGAGATAAACGGAGAAATCAGCATCAACTCTGGCTGCAGAACGACCTATAACATAATCAGAGTATACATCTCTCTCGCGACAACTAAAACACTGGGAACCACTAACGATATCCCTGGTTTCCGGACATGGAACCAACCGACCGATATCACTGTAATATCCAGTGCAGACACGGCTGTCAACAACCTCAAACTCAACTAGATCTCCGACAACCAACTCCACTTCTCTATAACCTCCTTCACGGGTCAACTTCAAGATTGGCGTCCAACAACCGTTTTTATCACGCCAAACCACCTTTACAATACCACCAGCTATATCCAGGTCAAACACCCATCCAATATCTAACAAAATTTATATATCTATTTATTTTATTTGTTTAACTGGTTTCTGATAGCCTTTCCCCTATTTTATTACCTATTAAAGCTCCGATGAACACTATTCCTGCAAATGTAACTATTGTTGGGCCTGATGGTATGTCAAGTGCGTAGGATATCGATAAGCCTAGGTATGTGAATATTAGTGAGAATATTGTTGAGTATACCATCATGTGTTTAAGGTTGTATGTTAGTAGGCCTG from Methanonatronarchaeum thermophilum carries:
- a CDS encoding DUF2797 domain-containing protein; translation: MFDLDIAGGIVKVVWRDKNGCWTPILKLTREGGYREVELVVGDLVEFEVVDSRVCTGYYSDIGRLVPCPETRDIVSGSQCFSCRERDVYSDYVIGRSAARVDADFSVYLVQAGSQVKVGVTRSDKLVRRWLEQGGDYGVEVRDGLSSMEALDLEKKISREHGVSQTIRKEEKLIKKPCKLDSFMGPIGVEGRVLDLQEIYNYPDKLGRKLVRKGRFAGEIYGVKGQLISNGDLCIALTSGKKIIEPSQTALDSF
- a CDS encoding DUF5611 family protein, with the translated sequence MDGKIFEAKRGHYIKKDKVEDGLEEIFGEYTKENDIYVVSDYKAFKTVEIEVLENKNKKNKLRVDTDSDMDKASQALDSKRDLDNFLELVTGYTPKERMKKAKEKAKKS
- a CDS encoding mechanosensitive ion channel family protein; protein product: MALRRRGFDQKEIHPFVKITYYTLLIFGVYVAFNVIGIPLTGLLAAAGIVGIILGFGLQSITANMISGILLMGEGTVRIGDVIELDGTIGEVYDTGMRSTTIRTRDNVFIIVPNQELFTKSFTNYSYVEEKVRMDVTVGVAYGSDVEKVTRILYEVAEEIEGVLETPEPTVRFREFGGSSLEFVIKCWVRGPFERRTVRSQMNYLIDERFREEDITIPFPQRSVWFKNDLRTQEYSEANET